From Oceanococcus sp. HetDA_MAG_MS8, one genomic window encodes:
- a CDS encoding AraC family transcriptional regulator — protein MTPSAPVLHPWAIAQVMVNFAAKHGVGMQRCLEQTGIDPAQIGSEYLIQRAQELRLIRNIIAALPDHPALGFELGLQYSMSTFGLWGFALRTSQTLRQAVETALRYLPLSTAYCDFSIAYKPQEVCLLVDAGKVPEDVRPFLLERDMATASCLLQELSLSGIHLKALRFAGPAPTYAARLAELSEVQPEFGSDANALVLHPQDLELPLPMYDAALVRMFEDQCRAQLQRRQPAGLEGKVRHLLLGPLGLVSTLEDVAQALAMSPRNLRRKLDEAGTSFRAIADQERRLLAQSLLRTTDMTLDEIALQLGYTDTASFSRACRRWFSQSAGEYRQQHSL, from the coding sequence ATGACCCCATCCGCGCCGGTTCTTCACCCTTGGGCCATTGCTCAAGTGATGGTGAACTTTGCCGCCAAACACGGTGTTGGCATGCAGCGCTGTTTGGAGCAGACCGGCATCGACCCCGCGCAGATTGGCAGTGAATACCTCATTCAAAGAGCCCAAGAGCTGCGCCTTATTCGGAATATCATCGCCGCCTTGCCCGACCACCCTGCCTTGGGCTTTGAGCTGGGATTGCAATACAGCATGTCGACCTTTGGCCTGTGGGGTTTCGCCTTGCGGACCAGCCAAACCTTGCGTCAAGCCGTAGAGACGGCACTGCGCTACCTGCCATTGAGCACGGCGTATTGCGATTTCAGCATTGCATACAAGCCCCAAGAGGTCTGCTTGCTAGTCGATGCTGGGAAGGTGCCTGAGGATGTGCGTCCGTTTTTGCTCGAACGCGATATGGCCACCGCCTCCTGCCTGTTGCAGGAGCTCAGCCTGAGCGGCATCCACCTCAAAGCTTTGCGCTTCGCAGGACCAGCGCCGACCTATGCCGCCCGTTTGGCCGAGTTAAGTGAGGTGCAGCCAGAGTTTGGTAGCGATGCCAACGCGCTGGTCTTGCACCCACAAGATTTGGAGCTACCGCTGCCCATGTACGATGCGGCTTTGGTGCGAATGTTTGAGGACCAATGTCGGGCCCAACTGCAGCGCCGCCAGCCCGCCGGCCTGGAGGGCAAGGTGCGCCATTTGCTGCTGGGGCCCTTGGGGCTGGTGTCTACCCTGGAAGATGTGGCGCAGGCGCTGGCCATGTCGCCGCGTAATCTGCGCCGCAAATTGGATGAGGCCGGTACCAGTTTCCGGGCCATTGCTGATCAAGAGCGCCGGCTCCTGGCCCAGAGTTTGCTCCGCACGACCGATATGACCCTGGACGAAATCGCCCTGCAGTTGGGGTATACCGATACCGCGAGTTTCAGCCGTGCCTGTCGGCGCTGGTTTTCCCAGTCGGCCGGAGAGTATCGCCAGCAACACAGCCTTTGA